The Virgibacillus dokdonensis genome includes a window with the following:
- a CDS encoding sugar-binding transcriptional regulator, giving the protein MRNLIQLQKRLLPDLLDVMQRRYAMLRTIDLLEPIGRRGLADNTNVTERTVRGEIELLQEQDLIQITAKGMFITKAGKLILEQLGAFMNEIMDLRALENKLKDALSITDVIVVPGNSDDHEWVKQEMGKACVTSLKNMIGEHPTIAVTGGTTMAAIAAAMTPFEQSNEALFLPARGGIGEKVENQANTIAAEMARKAHGDYRLLYVPDPLSESAYQMIIQEPSVKETLQQIKTATVVMHGIGDALTMAYRRKTTADIVEKLRKHQAVSEAFGYYFDKKGNVVHKVRTVGIQLEDLGQVPFVVTVAGGRSKAQAIASYFKRATTNLLITDEAAAEEILKGISTL; this is encoded by the coding sequence ATGAGAAACTTGATTCAACTACAAAAAAGGCTGCTACCTGATCTGTTGGATGTGATGCAACGACGTTATGCAATGTTACGCACCATAGATTTGTTGGAGCCAATAGGTCGCAGGGGACTAGCTGATAACACAAATGTTACCGAAAGAACTGTACGAGGAGAAATAGAACTTTTACAGGAACAAGATTTAATTCAAATTACTGCTAAAGGTATGTTTATCACAAAAGCGGGTAAATTAATCTTGGAACAGTTAGGTGCATTTATGAATGAAATCATGGACTTGCGCGCACTAGAAAACAAACTAAAAGATGCACTGTCCATTACTGACGTTATCGTTGTTCCTGGAAATAGTGATGATCATGAGTGGGTCAAGCAAGAAATGGGAAAGGCTTGTGTAACCAGTTTGAAAAATATGATTGGTGAACATCCGACCATTGCTGTAACTGGTGGAACGACAATGGCTGCAATTGCAGCGGCAATGACACCTTTTGAACAAAGCAATGAAGCTCTTTTTCTTCCAGCTCGAGGGGGGATTGGCGAAAAGGTAGAAAACCAAGCGAATACGATCGCAGCTGAAATGGCTCGTAAAGCTCATGGTGACTATCGACTACTTTATGTCCCTGATCCGTTAAGCGAATCAGCTTATCAAATGATTATCCAAGAGCCAAGTGTAAAAGAAACATTGCAGCAAATAAAAACTGCAACTGTTGTAATGCATGGTATTGGTGATGCGTTAACGATGGCATACAGAAGGAAAACAACTGCAGATATTGTGGAGAAACTACGCAAACATCAAGCAGTTAGTGAAGCATTTGGTTATTATTTCGACAAAAAGGGAAATGTTGTACATAAGGTGCGTACAGTCGGAATACAACTAGAAGATTTAGGACAAGTTCCTTTTGTTGTTACGGTTGCTGGCGGTCGCTCTAAGGCGCAAGCAATTGCTTCCTATTTCAAACGAGCAACAACAAACCTGCTCATCACCGATGAAGCAGCAGCAGAAGAGATTTTAAAGGGAATATCCACCCTTTAA
- a CDS encoding alpha/beta fold hydrolase has protein sequence MGHVVFIHGLGQSASSWQETIAYLCEYRNIYSPNLSAMLQHKEVTYQNLYASFTTYCKDLDEPLNLCGLSLGGVLALNYAIDYPKKVASLVLIGEQYNIPKMLFKLQNMVFKFVPKSSFENIGFEKKDFIQLTNTMTTLNFSKKLSDIMCYTMVVCGEKDHINKKASKKFS, from the coding sequence ATGGGGCATGTTGTTTTTATTCATGGGCTTGGGCAAAGTGCATCCAGTTGGCAGGAAACGATTGCTTATTTATGCGAATATCGTAATATATATAGTCCAAACCTTTCTGCGATGCTTCAGCATAAAGAGGTTACGTATCAAAATTTGTATGCTAGTTTCACCACGTACTGTAAAGATTTGGACGAACCGTTAAACCTTTGTGGGCTTTCATTAGGCGGAGTATTAGCTTTAAATTATGCAATCGATTATCCCAAAAAGGTAGCCTCATTAGTATTAATAGGTGAGCAATATAATATTCCTAAAATGTTGTTTAAATTGCAAAATATGGTATTTAAATTTGTTCCGAAATCTTCTTTTGAGAATATAGGGTTTGAAAAGAAGGACTTTATTCAATTAACAAATACAATGACTACGCTAAATTTCAGTAAAAAATTAAGTGATATTATGTGCTATACCATGGTTGTTTGTGGTGAGAAAGATCATATAAATAAAAAAGCATCAAAAAAGTTTAGCTGA
- a CDS encoding glutaredoxin family protein — protein MLILVMIHFYTKKACLLCDEAKLMLEFFQDEYDFNVRECDIYTNDLWLEKYQLLIPCVKVNNAILDASQLNWETLRNFLDQYVGNKR, from the coding sequence ATGTTAATTTTGGTAATGATCCATTTTTATACAAAAAAGGCTTGTCTTTTATGTGATGAAGCAAAACTTATGTTGGAATTTTTTCAAGATGAATACGATTTTAACGTTCGAGAATGTGATATTTATACGAATGATCTTTGGTTAGAGAAATATCAGTTATTAATTCCTTGTGTAAAAGTAAATAATGCAATATTGGACGCATCCCAACTAAATTGGGAGACGCTAAGAAATTTTTTAGATCAATATGTAGGTAATAAAAGATGA
- the rpoN gene encoding RNA polymerase factor sigma-54 — MKLQLVNEQVLQWKMNQSLMQSIQILQFSNTELVEYLKELEKENPLIEEINYDDAALPYHSSTDDVIGPGEINASKLSMYDLLKKQLYTLHIPEKMRPIVLYGIDSINENGYLDVELQLWAKQCHSTLEQVEQAVKLIQSLEPAGIGARTLSECIILQLKISAVDKPLVHDLLENHLQWVAEEDVEAVANEYGKSETYVKGLFAQIKACHPKPGHLLDTKIDHYIIPEASIYKEKEKWQLSFYSWSTPKITLNESYFHMRGIGKEAEKYIKEKQTQIEMVKKAITYRGDTLERVIQCMLEKQSLYFEHGTHMMQPLTLKDIADELALHVSTISRAIAHKYVQTPNGILPLNFFLQSGVKQSNGTKAAALAIKNMIADLIAQEDKCKPLSDEKLRKLIAEKYTIQIARRTVTKYREQLQIPSSTKRKEC; from the coding sequence ATGAAGTTACAACTTGTTAATGAACAAGTCTTACAGTGGAAGATGAACCAATCCTTAATGCAATCGATTCAAATATTACAATTTTCCAATACAGAACTGGTGGAGTATTTAAAAGAATTGGAAAAAGAAAACCCGCTCATTGAAGAAATAAACTATGATGACGCCGCTCTTCCATATCATTCATCTACGGATGATGTTATAGGACCTGGAGAAATCAATGCAAGTAAGTTAAGTATGTACGACCTTTTGAAAAAACAGTTATATACATTACATATACCTGAAAAAATGCGACCTATTGTGTTATATGGTATTGATTCCATAAATGAAAACGGTTACTTGGATGTTGAGTTACAACTTTGGGCAAAGCAGTGTCACTCGACATTAGAGCAGGTAGAGCAAGCAGTAAAACTTATCCAATCACTAGAGCCAGCTGGAATCGGTGCCAGAACCTTAAGCGAATGTATTATATTACAATTAAAAATTTCTGCTGTGGATAAACCACTTGTACATGATTTATTAGAAAACCATTTACAATGGGTAGCGGAAGAAGATGTGGAAGCTGTAGCCAATGAATACGGTAAAAGTGAAACATACGTAAAGGGTTTATTTGCACAAATTAAAGCATGTCACCCCAAACCAGGACACTTACTTGATACGAAAATAGATCATTACATTATTCCAGAAGCTTCTATTTATAAAGAAAAAGAGAAATGGCAATTATCTTTTTATTCGTGGAGCACGCCAAAAATCACTTTAAATGAGTCGTATTTTCATATGAGAGGGATTGGAAAAGAGGCGGAGAAATATATTAAAGAGAAACAGACACAAATAGAAATGGTGAAAAAAGCTATTACTTATCGAGGTGATACATTAGAACGTGTTATTCAATGTATGCTTGAAAAGCAATCTCTGTATTTTGAACATGGCACACATATGATGCAACCACTAACATTAAAAGATATTGCAGACGAATTGGCATTACACGTTTCCACTATAAGTAGGGCTATTGCTCATAAATATGTGCAAACACCAAATGGCATTTTACCATTGAATTTCTTTTTGCAATCTGGTGTAAAGCAAAGCAACGGCACCAAAGCTGCTGCACTTGCAATTAAGAATATGATCGCTGACCTTATAGCGCAGGAAGATAAGTGTAAGCCACTGTCTGATGAGAAGTTACGAAAATTGATAGCTGAAAAATATACGATTCAAATTGCGAGACGTACAGTCACGAAGTATAGAGAGCAACTACAAATACCATCATCGACGAAAAGAAAGGAATGTTAA
- a CDS encoding RNase H family protein produces MIEVFTDGASYGNPGPSGAGVYIKHEQQHYRYSFFLGDFSNHEAEFQAVIKALMICKDKFPTDILSFRSDSRIVVDTIEKNYSKNKLFIPLLHQISEHASDFPHFFIKWIPEKQNRQADKLARQAIQHQTNRQYS; encoded by the coding sequence ATGATAGAAGTATTTACAGACGGTGCATCCTATGGTAATCCAGGGCCAAGTGGTGCAGGTGTTTATATCAAGCATGAACAGCAACATTATAGATACAGCTTTTTTTTAGGGGATTTTTCCAACCACGAAGCGGAATTTCAGGCAGTTATTAAAGCTTTAATGATTTGCAAAGATAAATTTCCAACTGACATTTTATCTTTTCGCTCTGACTCTAGAATTGTTGTTGATACAATTGAGAAAAATTACTCCAAAAACAAACTGTTCATCCCATTATTACACCAAATAAGTGAGCACGCCTCTGATTTTCCGCACTTTTTTATTAAATGGATTCCTGAAAAACAAAATAGGCAAGCAGACAAATTAGCTAGACAAGCTATTCAGCACCAAACAAATAGGCAGTATAGTTGA
- the aroD gene encoding type I 3-dehydroquinate dehydratase: MKRVKIKDIHIGKGMPKIIIPIMGETLQEINHELSEAKQEKPDMIEWRADAFLHVTNIEEVLRLLAEIRKLIDDIPLLYTFRTYKEGGRKEVTLNYYEELLSQVIQSGFIDVIDVELYIEQTIRERLVQIARQNNVIVLMSNHDFQTTPANKDMLARLIAMQETRADIVKLAVMPQNEEDVLRLLQVAAKMKSTYAQKPFITIAMGPLGILSRVGGEVVGSAASFGSAIQASAPGQITAAELRYILQTIHRYSK; the protein is encoded by the coding sequence GTGAAGAGGGTAAAAATTAAAGATATACATATAGGAAAAGGAATGCCAAAGATTATCATTCCAATAATGGGAGAGACATTGCAAGAGATTAACCATGAATTAAGCGAAGCCAAACAGGAAAAACCTGATATGATAGAATGGCGTGCGGATGCTTTCTTACATGTCACTAATATAGAAGAAGTTCTCCGTTTGCTAGCAGAAATTAGAAAGTTGATCGATGATATTCCATTGCTTTACACCTTTCGTACTTATAAAGAAGGGGGGAGGAAAGAAGTAACGCTTAACTACTATGAAGAATTGTTAAGTCAAGTTATACAGTCAGGATTTATTGACGTCATTGATGTTGAACTATACATAGAACAAACGATTCGAGAAAGACTGGTACAAATTGCGCGACAAAATAATGTAATTGTTCTGATGTCTAATCATGATTTTCAAACCACTCCGGCTAATAAAGATATGCTAGCACGTCTAATAGCCATGCAAGAGACCCGAGCAGATATTGTAAAGTTAGCGGTAATGCCGCAAAATGAAGAAGATGTTTTGCGTCTATTACAAGTTGCGGCAAAAATGAAATCAACCTATGCCCAAAAGCCGTTCATTACCATAGCTATGGGGCCATTAGGTATATTAAGTAGGGTTGGAGGAGAAGTTGTAGGTTCTGCTGCTTCTTTTGGCTCGGCGATACAAGCTTCTGCACCAGGACAAATAACAGCTGCTGAATTAAGGTATATTCTACAAACGATCCATCGTTATTCAAAATAA
- a CDS encoding IS4 family transposase: MDKNTLKSSFGKWVSPINTKKLFEQVEENKQDYYTKKLTTAGYIKLMLLAQLQGFESLEEMSDALIDDGLQKALGFESISTSQLSRKNNEMNPMILSHLFLDLVYKIKGIQSKNGKYMPLKIIDSSTLPLNLTNHKWAKFRKTKAGVKLHLRLIFMNKDTVYPEKAVITTAKEHDRNQLEVLVDDKEAMYVFDRGYVDYERFDRMTDEGYFFVSRLKKNAITREVESFSIPKDATVLSDKMVYIGSTQNRTENVFRLLEVVDTKGNILRLITNRFDLNSEEISEIYRQRWAIELFFKWLKQHVEIKHFYGMSETAIQNQIFLALIAYCLHVLIQLEMRSKKSLLRISRWLNKALWKPAYIWIRRFDDRSIP, translated from the coding sequence ATGGACAAGAATACACTAAAATCATCATTTGGTAAATGGGTTTCACCTATAAATACGAAAAAACTATTTGAACAAGTAGAAGAAAATAAACAAGATTACTACACAAAAAAGCTAACAACTGCAGGGTATATAAAGCTCATGTTACTTGCCCAACTGCAAGGATTCGAGAGCTTGGAAGAAATGAGCGATGCCCTAATAGATGATGGACTTCAGAAAGCACTGGGGTTTGAATCGATTAGTACATCTCAGCTATCAAGGAAGAATAATGAAATGAATCCAATGATCCTTTCCCATTTATTCTTGGACCTTGTTTACAAAATAAAAGGTATCCAATCTAAAAACGGGAAATACATGCCATTGAAAATCATTGATTCTAGCACGCTTCCATTAAACTTAACGAATCATAAGTGGGCAAAGTTCCGTAAAACAAAAGCAGGAGTTAAGCTACATTTACGACTTATATTTATGAATAAAGATACCGTCTATCCTGAAAAAGCAGTGATTACAACAGCCAAAGAACATGACAGAAATCAACTGGAAGTTCTCGTAGACGACAAAGAAGCCATGTATGTGTTTGACCGTGGATACGTTGATTATGAACGATTTGATCGAATGACAGATGAAGGCTATTTTTTCGTATCAAGACTGAAGAAAAACGCCATCACTCGTGAAGTAGAATCATTTTCTATACCTAAAGATGCTACGGTTTTATCCGACAAGATGGTTTACATCGGTTCGACGCAAAATCGTACAGAGAATGTATTCCGCCTACTTGAAGTAGTGGATACAAAGGGAAACATTCTACGATTAATTACTAACCGTTTCGATCTAAATTCCGAAGAGATTAGTGAAATTTACCGTCAACGGTGGGCCATAGAGCTATTTTTCAAATGGCTCAAACAGCATGTAGAGATCAAACACTTTTATGGCATGAGCGAAACTGCCATTCAAAATCAAATTTTCCTTGCACTTATTGCTTACTGTTTACATGTACTTATCCAGTTAGAGATGAGGAGTAAGAAGTCCTTACTCCGAATTAGCCGCTGGTTAAATAAAGCGCTGTGGAAACCTGCGTACATCTGGATTCGCAGATTTGACGATAGATCTATTCCGTAA
- a CDS encoding shikimate kinase, with protein sequence MYNEIPIRQKSIVLIGFMGVGKTSIGKSVAAKLYRDFIDADQVIEDIFKMPTTDIFKTYGEPFFRKKEKEIIHGLCEQKLKIISLGGGAFLQEDIRSICLEKCIVFYLDLSWDSWKDRISLLIDSRPVLQGKSLAEIKQLFHERKVIYQTHHSTVQTDFLMIEEVADYIVKALKTAWDIYEPQAK encoded by the coding sequence ATGTATAATGAAATTCCTATACGTCAAAAAAGCATTGTTTTAATTGGATTTATGGGAGTTGGTAAAACTTCCATCGGTAAATCAGTAGCTGCAAAACTGTACAGAGATTTTATTGATGCTGATCAGGTCATCGAAGACATATTTAAAATGCCAACCACAGATATATTTAAAACATATGGCGAACCGTTTTTCAGAAAAAAAGAAAAAGAGATCATTCATGGTTTATGTGAGCAAAAATTAAAAATTATCTCATTAGGTGGAGGTGCTTTTCTACAAGAGGATATTAGAAGCATTTGCTTAGAAAAGTGTATTGTTTTCTACCTTGATTTGTCTTGGGATTCATGGAAGGATAGAATTAGTTTACTCATTGACAGTAGACCTGTATTACAAGGAAAAAGCTTAGCAGAAATCAAGCAATTATTCCATGAACGTAAAGTCATCTATCAAACGCATCATTCAACGGTGCAGACGGATTTTCTCATGATAGAAGAAGTAGCAGATTATATTGTTAAAGCTTTAAAAACAGCCTGGGATATTTACGAACCGCAAGCGAAATAG
- a CDS encoding YolD-like family protein produces MKIYDRGTIKWTSMMLPEHVDVLQDMWEKLERKEMPILDEQKLEELDVQLQAAVRQGICIEIKYFNGRDFLTSKGKVKQITNECLYLQSGKAIKRGQVLDIWT; encoded by the coding sequence ATGAAGATATATGATCGAGGGACGATAAAATGGACCTCTATGATGTTACCAGAGCATGTGGATGTACTTCAGGATATGTGGGAAAAGCTTGAGCGCAAAGAAATGCCTATTTTGGACGAACAAAAGCTGGAGGAGTTGGACGTCCAATTACAAGCTGCCGTTCGTCAGGGTATCTGTATTGAAATTAAGTACTTTAATGGTCGGGATTTTTTAACTAGCAAAGGGAAGGTAAAGCAGATCACAAATGAGTGTCTTTATTTGCAATCAGGCAAAGCAATTAAGCGGGGGCAAGTGTTGGACATATGGACGTAA
- a CDS encoding atypical membrane-integrating protein (Mistic protein), with protein MMKASEEESKQFDKALDTFIELYNNMEADDPLIHFTDDVVEQIEAAKQVYGEALVHEKINSIVREALSLVALTKDRQETESQG; from the coding sequence ATGATGAAGGCTTCAGAAGAAGAGAGTAAACAATTTGATAAAGCGTTAGATACTTTTATTGAGCTTTATAACAATATGGAAGCGGATGATCCCCTCATTCATTTTACTGATGATGTTGTGGAGCAAATTGAAGCAGCTAAACAAGTATATGGAGAAGCTCTTGTTCACGAAAAAATTAATTCCATTGTTCGAGAAGCACTTTCCTTGGTAGCATTAACGAAAGATCGGCAAGAAACAGAATCACAAGGGTAG
- a CDS encoding biotin-dependent carboxyltransferase family protein — translation MNSVRVLQAGLYTTIQDLGRFGYQKYGVIVSGPMDAYSLRIANLLVGNEEEEAVIEMALAGATLQFKESHVIAITGGDLTPKLDGKPVPMWRPILVRKGSVLQFQFAIKGCYAYVSFAGGIHVPKIMDSKSTYVRAGIGGYGGRTLQKGDTFACGDRSPIAEALVHQLERASDYLPWSVNPSPLISFHNHSFIRIMKGNEFEQFDKESKYAFFHENYTITTQSDRMGYCLTGLLLSLTEKFDMLSEAVTFGTVQVPPNGQPIILMADSQTTGGYPKIAQVISADLATLAQTQPNTSVRFQEVRLEEAEAILLEHKRILQQIAARIKWKVLG, via the coding sequence ATGAATAGTGTACGTGTGCTCCAGGCAGGTCTGTATACTACAATTCAGGATTTGGGTCGATTTGGATATCAAAAATATGGAGTAATTGTAAGCGGACCAATGGATGCTTATTCTTTACGAATTGCTAATTTGCTTGTAGGAAATGAAGAAGAAGAAGCGGTAATAGAAATGGCGTTAGCTGGGGCAACCTTACAATTTAAAGAATCGCATGTAATTGCTATTACTGGAGGCGATTTAACGCCTAAATTAGATGGGAAACCAGTACCTATGTGGCGTCCGATTTTAGTGAGAAAAGGTTCTGTTCTCCAGTTTCAATTTGCTATTAAAGGGTGCTATGCCTATGTTTCCTTCGCTGGAGGTATTCATGTACCAAAAATAATGGATAGTAAAAGTACGTATGTAAGAGCTGGCATAGGTGGATATGGTGGAAGGACCTTACAAAAAGGCGATACTTTTGCTTGTGGTGATAGGAGCCCTATAGCAGAAGCACTCGTGCATCAATTAGAACGCGCCTCTGATTATTTACCTTGGTCAGTCAATCCTTCCCCACTCATTTCCTTTCATAATCATTCATTCATTCGAATTATGAAAGGAAATGAATTTGAGCAATTCGATAAAGAAAGTAAGTACGCGTTCTTTCATGAAAATTATACCATTACAACGCAATCAGACCGAATGGGGTACTGCTTAACGGGTCTCTTGCTATCCTTGACTGAAAAATTTGATATGCTTTCCGAAGCAGTTACATTTGGAACCGTTCAAGTTCCTCCAAATGGACAGCCTATTATTTTAATGGCTGACAGCCAAACTACAGGAGGTTATCCAAAAATTGCTCAAGTTATTTCGGCGGATTTAGCCACGCTTGCTCAAACGCAACCAAATACTTCTGTTCGTTTTCAAGAGGTACGTTTAGAGGAAGCAGAGGCGATATTGTTAGAACATAAGCGTATATTACAGCAAATAGCAGCTCGTATTAAATGGAAAGTCTTAGGATGA
- the pxpB gene encoding 5-oxoprolinase subunit PxpB: protein MSCVLNKVKVWPFNESALIVQLGADLNPIVHQRVLQFVTLLEETPFVGFIECVPAYLNVTVYYDPYKVYESQPSHVTPISPFEIVRTYINGLLHKLNDDRKRFTGQKVVIPVLYGSDYGPDLEYVANYHNLSMEDVIRIHTEKEYLVYMLGFAPGFPFIGGMSKQIATPRKSTPRLTIAPGSVGIAGAQTGVYPLETPGGWQIIGCTPIDLFLPNQVPPSLLKAGDTIQFVSISLEEYRQYRRGGKENE from the coding sequence ATGAGTTGTGTTCTAAATAAAGTAAAAGTTTGGCCGTTTAATGAATCTGCTCTTATAGTACAATTAGGAGCTGATTTAAATCCAATCGTACACCAAAGAGTATTGCAATTCGTAACTCTTTTAGAAGAGACCCCTTTTGTTGGATTTATAGAATGTGTACCTGCTTACCTTAATGTGACTGTTTATTATGACCCTTATAAGGTGTATGAATCTCAGCCTTCCCATGTAACGCCTATATCTCCTTTTGAAATCGTAAGGACTTACATAAATGGGCTACTACATAAATTAAACGATGACAGGAAAAGATTTACTGGACAAAAGGTTGTCATCCCTGTTCTCTATGGGAGTGATTATGGCCCAGATTTAGAGTATGTCGCCAATTATCACAATTTGTCCATGGAGGATGTCATTCGTATTCATACGGAAAAAGAATATTTGGTCTATATGCTTGGTTTTGCCCCTGGTTTTCCTTTTATTGGTGGTATGAGTAAACAAATTGCTACTCCTCGCAAAAGTACACCCCGCTTAACTATTGCACCAGGGTCAGTGGGAATTGCTGGAGCACAAACAGGTGTATATCCTTTAGAGACGCCAGGAGGCTGGCAGATTATTGGCTGTACCCCCATTGATTTATTTTTACCTAATCAAGTACCGCCATCCTTGTTAAAAGCTGGTGATACGATACAGTTCGTATCCATATCCCTGGAGGAGTATAGGCAATATCGACGGGGAGGGAAGGAGAATGAATAG
- a CDS encoding LamB/YcsF family protein, with translation MVYQIDLNCDMGESFGRYKLSEQKDILTYVSSANIACGFHAGDPTVMRETVQLALENGVKIGAHPGLPDLNGFGRREMAITAQQAYDMVIYQIGALHAFLTTYNAQMQHVKPHGALYNMAAKDKELAAAIAQAVNDFSTNLVLYALSGSELAKAGEKIGLTTAHEVFADRTYQSDGSLTSRNENNAFITNREQAVSQVIRMVTESKVISTQKNAVPLKADTICIHGDGKHALEFAAYITDAFQKHNIRISPV, from the coding sequence ATGGTATATCAAATAGACTTAAATTGTGATATGGGAGAAAGTTTCGGAAGGTATAAACTAAGCGAGCAAAAGGATATTTTAACCTATGTCTCCTCAGCTAACATTGCTTGTGGTTTTCATGCTGGAGACCCTACTGTAATGAGAGAAACAGTGCAACTGGCTCTAGAAAACGGGGTGAAGATCGGAGCACACCCTGGCTTGCCAGATTTAAATGGATTTGGAAGGCGAGAGATGGCGATCACAGCTCAACAGGCTTATGATATGGTTATATATCAAATTGGCGCATTACATGCTTTCTTAACTACATACAATGCGCAAATGCAACACGTGAAGCCCCATGGCGCCTTATATAATATGGCCGCCAAAGACAAGGAGTTGGCTGCTGCCATTGCGCAAGCTGTAAATGATTTTTCTACGAATCTAGTATTGTATGCTTTATCTGGCAGTGAACTTGCGAAAGCCGGAGAAAAAATCGGTTTAACAACTGCCCACGAAGTATTTGCCGATCGCACTTACCAATCAGATGGCTCATTAACTTCTCGTAATGAAAATAATGCATTCATTACCAACAGAGAACAAGCAGTATCGCAAGTAATTCGTATGGTGACAGAGAGTAAAGTCATTTCTACACAAAAAAATGCTGTTCCACTAAAAGCAGATACCATTTGTATCCATGGAGATGGTAAACATGCTCTTGAATTTGCTGCTTATATAACCGATGCGTTCCAAAAACACAACATCCGAATTTCCCCAGTTTAA
- a CDS encoding NRAMP family divalent metal transporter, whose protein sequence is MTAKKIHSQLETKKVKKKSNRSILLGAAFLMATSSVGPGFLTQTTVFTQQLAASFAFVIFVSLLLDVFAQLNIWRIIAVTELRGQEIANKVLPGLGIILAILIVLGGLAFNIGNVAGTGLGLNAMLGLNPIYGAIISAIFAILIFTIKEASKAMDKVVQVAGFIMILLMLYVAFKTSPPVGEAMINTVKPEKISMYAIITLVGGTVGGYITFAGGHRLLDAGIKGEKNLSYVTKSSITGIVVTGVMRVALFLAVLGVISQGLSIDPSNPPASVFQLAVGDIGYRLFGVIMWAAAITSIVGAAYTSVSFIRSFSPAIEKYHNWITILFIIISTATFAFIGKPVQMLILVGALNALILPLALGTLLVAANKKKIVGSYKHPLWLTITGGIVVVLMGYLGILTMVEQIPLFF, encoded by the coding sequence ATGACTGCAAAGAAAATACATTCTCAACTTGAGACAAAAAAAGTGAAAAAGAAATCTAACAGAAGCATTCTTCTTGGAGCAGCTTTTTTAATGGCGACTTCGTCAGTAGGCCCAGGATTTTTAACACAAACGACTGTATTTACACAGCAGTTAGCCGCAAGTTTTGCCTTTGTCATATTCGTTTCCTTATTATTAGATGTGTTTGCACAGCTAAATATTTGGAGGATTATTGCAGTAACCGAGCTACGAGGTCAAGAAATTGCTAATAAAGTTCTCCCTGGGCTTGGTATTATTTTAGCAATTCTCATCGTGTTGGGAGGTCTTGCTTTTAATATAGGAAACGTTGCTGGAACAGGCCTAGGTTTAAATGCTATGCTCGGTTTAAACCCCATTTATGGAGCAATAATAAGTGCCATTTTTGCTATCTTGATTTTCACCATAAAAGAGGCCAGTAAAGCAATGGATAAAGTGGTACAAGTTGCTGGCTTTATTATGATATTATTAATGCTCTATGTAGCTTTTAAAACCTCTCCACCTGTTGGGGAAGCGATGATAAACACGGTAAAGCCAGAAAAAATTAGCATGTATGCCATCATTACTTTAGTTGGAGGAACTGTTGGTGGTTACATCACCTTTGCAGGTGGACATCGTTTGTTAGATGCTGGAATAAAAGGAGAAAAAAATTTATCCTACGTAACAAAAAGTTCTATAACTGGTATCGTTGTTACAGGTGTAATGCGTGTGGCCTTATTCTTAGCAGTTCTCGGTGTTATCTCACAAGGACTAAGCATAGACCCTAGCAATCCCCCTGCTTCCGTTTTTCAACTAGCCGTTGGTGATATAGGGTATCGACTGTTCGGCGTAATTATGTGGGCAGCAGCTATAACTTCTATAGTTGGAGCAGCCTATACCTCTGTTTCATTTATTCGTTCTTTTAGTCCAGCGATTGAAAAATATCATAATTGGATTACCATTTTATTTATTATCATTTCTACAGCTACATTTGCTTTCATTGGCAAACCTGTTCAGATGCTTATATTAGTAGGGGCTTTAAATGCCCTTATCTTGCCACTTGCTTTAGGAACCCTATTGGTGGCTGCAAATAAGAAAAAAATTGTTGGTTCGTATAAACATCCACTTTGGTTAACAATAACTGGAGGAATTGTAGTTGTGTTGATGGGTTACTTAGGCATTCTAACAATGGTAGAGCAAATTCCTTTGTTTTTTTAG